The DNA region TCAATTAACTCACCTTGTGTTGCATCAATTAATGACTGCACTGTGCCTTCTCCGCCATCGGCAACTGGGATTTGAACGTATTCAGCGTCAGGCCATACTCGGCGAAATCCAGTTTCAATTGCTTGGCAAACTTGCTTTGCTGTGAGGCTTTCTTTAAATGAATCTGGGGCGATAACTATTTTCATACAAAACCTTATTGGATATTTACAGAAAAATGAGACTTAAGATATAAACCAAGGCCATAGCCGTGATCCCTTGAACTAAAGTTGCCATCGTTTGAGCTCGATAAGCTAAACCAACACTCATGCGGCTAAATTGAGACACTACCCAGAAAAAACTGTCGTTAGCATGGGAGACCGTCATCGCGCCAGCACCGATTGCCATTACCGTTAGTACCCGACCCATTTCTGAATCCAATCCAAGTTGTGCTAGTAAAGGAGCAACTAAAGCAGACGTGGTCACTAAGGCAACGGTTGATGAACCTTGAGCGGATTTTAGTGCGGCGGAAACGATGAAGGGCATAAAAATACCGACACCAAGTGCTGATAATGTTGTGCCTAAATAATCACCTAGAGGTGTCGCTTTTAGTACTGCGCCAAAGGCACCACCAGCCCCCGTAATTAATAAGATAGGCGCAGCAGCTATAATACCTTGAGTAATGCGCTGGCTAAACTCTTCAATCTTTTGTTCACTTTTTAATAAACGAGTTGCCAGTAATAAACCAATGACTAACGCGGTTAATGGTTGACCAAGAAAAGCAATGGTAGTTTTGATGACACCTTCGCCAACCGGATGGCTAGGAAAGTTAGCGATAGAAGCGAAACAGATTAATACAATTGGAACGAAAATGGGCGCAAAAGCTTGCGTGGTAGACGGTAGTTTACCGTAAGAGGCTTTTAATTCTTGCCAATCTTGCTGTAATTCTTGTGCGTGCTCTTGGCTGTCAATGCCATCAGGTTCAACTGACTTGAATCGGTTAGCCCATAACATTCCTGCAATTGCCGCAACCGCAGCAACAAAAACACCGACACCAATAACGAGGCCAAGGTTTGATTCAAGCCCTAAATTTCCCGCGGCCGCAATTGGACCTGGGGTGGGGGGCACAAAAGTGTGAGTAGCGTATAAACCGGTTGCAAGAGCGACACTCATAGCAACACTGGAGGTTTTCATTCTTTTCGCGAGGGATTCTTTTAACGAATTTAAAATGACAAAACCAGAATCACAAAAAACAGGGATAGAGACGATATAACCAATAATGGACATGGTTAATGTTGGGTAGCGGTCTCCTAATTTATCAATCACGGAATCAGCCATAGTAATTGCCGCGCCACTTTTTTCGAGAATAACACCAATAATGGTTCCCAATACGATGACTAAGCCGATATAACCTAGAATGCCACCGAATCCGGAAGCGATAGTTTTTGCGATAGATTCGGGTGGAAGCCCATAAGCAAAAGCCGCTAAAAAAGCGGAGAGCAAAAGGGATAAAAAAGGATGTATTTTATATTTGGTTGTTGTGATTACGATAAAAGCAATTACCGCAAGTAGGATGAATATTAGACTCATGGCAGAGTAACTCCGTGTCATTATTATTAGACTCATTAACATTAAGCATTTATTCTTGTGCTTTTATTTGGGGCGTTAAATGAGCATATTATTGGAGTTATTATTATTGTTGAGGTTTGGTTAAATAGCTTTAGTCGTACCACCAAATTTAAATGGTTAAAGAGAATTAAAATTGTTCATTTGAACAAATATTCCGTTATTTCGTGATCTGTGCTGCAATGTACAGCTCAACTAAACCATTAAAAGTATGGGGTGATATCTGGGTAATTTCTTCAATTTTGTTGAGACGATATCGTAATGTATTTCGGTGAATATAGAGATTTTCCGAGCAATGCTTTAGGTTTCCTTGGTGCTCAAATAGTGAATACAGAGTTTTCATTAGTTGGCCAGATTTATCCCGTTGCTTTAATTTTATTATTGATTGGCTGAGCTGTTCACCTTGCCAACTATTGGTTAAAGGCGTTAATAATACCGGTATACGAAAATCTTCAA from Vibrio casei includes:
- a CDS encoding GntP family permease, with the translated sequence MSLIFILLAVIAFIVITTTKYKIHPFLSLLLSAFLAAFAYGLPPESIAKTIASGFGGILGYIGLVIVLGTIIGVILEKSGAAITMADSVIDKLGDRYPTLTMSIIGYIVSIPVFCDSGFVILNSLKESLAKRMKTSSVAMSVALATGLYATHTFVPPTPGPIAAAGNLGLESNLGLVIGVGVFVAAVAAIAGMLWANRFKSVEPDGIDSQEHAQELQQDWQELKASYGKLPSTTQAFAPIFVPIVLICFASIANFPSHPVGEGVIKTTIAFLGQPLTALVIGLLLATRLLKSEQKIEEFSQRITQGIIAAAPILLITGAGGAFGAVLKATPLGDYLGTTLSALGVGIFMPFIVSAALKSAQGSSTVALVTTSALVAPLLAQLGLDSEMGRVLTVMAIGAGAMTVSHANDSFFWVVSQFSRMSVGLAYRAQTMATLVQGITAMALVYILSLIFL